The proteins below are encoded in one region of Limnohabitans sp. 63ED37-2:
- a CDS encoding response regulator transcription factor, which produces MQGYTVDTFENATAFLEKSMDISPAVVLLDMRMPGLNGLELQARLEALGRKTPIVFISGESDKDEIIEAFRLGAVDFLLKPFNREKLCQVVDKALDMDRQRNQEFINTDALRRSFITLSAREQEIFMLIVQGLTNKGIAEITGIQPGTAKKHRATIYQKFEVNTSAELIGQCKGVDLSKLMPTEDVKVQ; this is translated from the coding sequence TTGCAGGGTTACACCGTAGACACTTTTGAAAATGCAACCGCATTTCTTGAGAAATCGATGGACATATCGCCTGCCGTGGTCTTACTGGACATGCGCATGCCCGGCTTGAATGGCTTGGAACTGCAAGCCAGGTTGGAGGCCTTGGGTCGCAAGACCCCGATTGTTTTCATCAGTGGTGAAAGTGACAAGGACGAAATCATTGAGGCATTTCGACTCGGCGCCGTTGACTTCCTGCTCAAACCGTTTAACCGAGAAAAGCTGTGCCAAGTGGTGGACAAAGCGCTTGATATGGATCGGCAGCGCAACCAAGAGTTCATCAACACCGATGCTTTGAGACGTTCTTTCATCACTTTGTCCGCCCGCGAGCAGGAAATCTTCATGCTCATTGTGCAGGGCTTGACCAACAAAGGGATTGCAGAAATCACCGGCATCCAACCAGGCACGGCCAAGAAACACCGGGCCACCATCTATCAAAAGTTCGAAGTCAATACGAGTGCCGAACTCATCGGCCAGTGCAAGGGTGTTGATTTGAGCAAACTCATGCCCACGGAAGATGTGAAGGTTCAGTGA
- the metH gene encoding methionine synthase: protein MKLSGLEPVSIGTGSLFVNVGERTNVTGSKAFARMILNGQYEEALAVARQQVENGAQVIDVNMDEAMLDSQAAMVRFLNLMAGEPDIARVPVMVDSSKWTVIEAGLRCIQGKGIVNSISMKEGLHEFKRQAKLVKRYGAAAVVMAFDEKGQADTYERKIEICERAYRVLVDEVDFPPEDIIFDPNIFAIATGIEEHNNYAVDFIEATRWIKQNLPGAKVSGGVSNVSFSFRGNDPVREAIHTVFLYHAIQAGMDMGIVNAGMVGVYDDLEPTLRERVEDVVLNRRPDAGERLVEVADSAKGAAKDETTKLAWRGTPDAPVNVAQRLSHSLVHGITDFISDDTEEAYREILAKGGRPLHVIEGPLMDGMNVVGDLFGQGKMFLPQVVKSARVMKQAVAHLLPYIEAEKLAQEAAGEDVKAKGKIVIATVKGDVHDIGKNIVTVVLQCNNFEVVNMGVMVPCHEILAKAKEENADIIGLSGLITPSLEEMQYVAAEMEKDPYFRERQMPLLIGGATCSRVHTAVKIAPNYSGPVVYVPDASRSVGVAQGLLSEQAAKFIADLNTDYDKVREQHANKKQTPMWTLAQARANKTPIDWSQGVPAAPKFIGRRVFKNYDLAEIAQYIDWGPFFQTWDLAGPFPAILDDEVVGEQARKVYADGQAMLQKIIDGRWVTANAVLGLYPANSVNDDDIALYTDASRQQVAMTWRGLRQQTEKHMIDGVMRPSRCLADFVAPQGTAPDHVGVFAVTAGIGADKRAAAFEAAHDDYSAIMLKSLADRLAEALAECLHKKVRTDLWGYAAAEALSNEELIAEKYQGIRPAPGYPACPDHSAKKAMFDLLQCEDIGMGLTESLAMTPAASVSGFYIAHPEAQYFNVGKLGDDQVQDLAQRSGVAMKDLQRLLAPNL, encoded by the coding sequence ATGAAGTTGTCCGGTCTGGAGCCTGTCTCCATCGGCACGGGTTCGCTGTTTGTCAACGTGGGCGAGCGCACCAACGTCACCGGCTCTAAGGCCTTTGCCCGCATGATCTTGAACGGCCAGTACGAAGAGGCTTTGGCCGTGGCACGTCAGCAGGTCGAAAACGGTGCGCAGGTCATCGACGTGAACATGGACGAAGCCATGCTCGACAGCCAAGCGGCCATGGTGCGCTTCTTGAACCTGATGGCCGGTGAGCCCGACATCGCTCGTGTGCCGGTGATGGTGGACTCGTCCAAATGGACGGTGATCGAAGCCGGTCTGCGTTGCATCCAGGGCAAAGGCATCGTCAACTCGATCAGCATGAAAGAGGGCCTTCATGAATTCAAACGCCAGGCCAAGCTGGTCAAGCGCTATGGCGCAGCGGCTGTGGTCATGGCGTTTGATGAAAAAGGCCAGGCCGACACCTACGAACGCAAGATTGAGATTTGCGAGCGCGCTTACCGTGTGCTGGTCGACGAGGTAGATTTTCCGCCCGAAGACATCATTTTTGACCCGAACATTTTTGCGATCGCCACCGGCATCGAAGAGCACAACAACTACGCGGTGGACTTCATCGAAGCCACGCGCTGGATCAAGCAAAACCTGCCGGGCGCCAAGGTGTCGGGCGGTGTGTCCAACGTGAGTTTTTCATTTCGCGGCAACGATCCGGTGCGCGAGGCCATCCACACCGTGTTCTTGTACCACGCCATCCAGGCGGGCATGGACATGGGCATCGTCAACGCGGGCATGGTCGGTGTGTACGACGACCTGGAGCCCACGCTGCGCGAACGGGTCGAAGACGTGGTGCTGAACCGCCGCCCTGATGCGGGTGAGCGTTTGGTTGAAGTGGCCGACAGCGCCAAGGGCGCGGCCAAAGACGAGACCACCAAACTGGCTTGGCGCGGCACGCCCGATGCGCCCGTGAACGTGGCGCAGCGCTTGAGTCATTCGCTGGTGCACGGCATCACCGACTTCATCAGCGACGACACCGAAGAGGCCTACCGCGAGATTTTGGCCAAGGGCGGTCGCCCGCTGCATGTGATCGAAGGCCCGTTGATGGACGGCATGAATGTGGTCGGTGACCTGTTCGGCCAGGGCAAGATGTTCTTGCCGCAGGTGGTCAAAAGCGCCCGCGTGATGAAGCAGGCCGTGGCGCATTTGCTGCCCTACATCGAGGCCGAAAAATTGGCGCAAGAAGCGGCGGGCGAAGACGTGAAAGCCAAGGGCAAGATCGTGATCGCCACCGTCAAGGGCGATGTGCACGACATCGGCAAGAACATCGTCACCGTGGTCTTGCAGTGCAACAACTTTGAAGTGGTGAACATGGGCGTGATGGTGCCCTGCCACGAAATTTTGGCCAAGGCCAAAGAAGAAAACGCCGACATCATTGGCCTGTCGGGCCTGATCACGCCCAGCCTCGAAGAGATGCAGTACGTGGCGGCCGAGATGGAAAAAGACCCGTATTTCCGCGAACGCCAAATGCCGCTCTTGATTGGCGGCGCCACCTGCAGCCGCGTGCACACCGCCGTGAAGATCGCGCCCAACTACTCAGGCCCCGTGGTCTATGTGCCCGATGCCTCGCGCAGCGTGGGTGTGGCACAAGGCTTGTTGTCCGAGCAAGCGGCCAAATTCATCGCCGACTTGAACACCGACTACGACAAGGTGCGCGAGCAGCACGCCAACAAAAAACAAACCCCCATGTGGACGCTGGCCCAGGCCCGTGCCAACAAGACGCCGATCGACTGGTCACAAGGCGTGCCCGCCGCGCCCAAGTTCATTGGCCGTCGAGTGTTCAAAAATTACGACCTGGCCGAGATCGCGCAATACATCGACTGGGGCCCCTTCTTCCAGACTTGGGACTTGGCCGGGCCTTTCCCCGCGATCCTCGACGACGAGGTGGTGGGCGAGCAGGCCCGCAAGGTCTATGCCGATGGCCAAGCCATGCTGCAAAAAATCATCGACGGCCGCTGGGTCACGGCCAATGCGGTGCTGGGCCTGTACCCCGCCAACAGCGTGAATGACGACGACATCGCGCTCTACACCGACGCATCACGCCAGCAAGTCGCCATGACTTGGCGCGGCCTGCGTCAGCAGACTGAAAAGCACATGATCGACGGTGTCATGCGCCCCAGCCGCTGCCTGGCCGACTTTGTCGCGCCGCAAGGCACCGCGCCAGACCATGTCGGCGTCTTCGCCGTCACCGCAGGCATTGGCGCCGACAAACGCGCCGCCGCCTTTGAAGCCGCACACGACGACTACAGCGCCATCATGCTCAAGTCACTGGCCGATCGCCTGGCCGAAGCATTGGCCGAGTGCCTGCACAAGAAAGTGCGTACTGACCTGTGGGGCTACGCCGCCGCTGAAGCGCTGAGCAACGAAGAGTTGATTGCTGAAAAGTACCAAGGCATCCGCCCCGCGCCCGGCTACCCTGCCTGCCCCGACCACAGCGCCAAAAAAGCGATGTTTGACCTTCTGCAATGCGAAGACATTGGCATGGGCCTGACCGAAAGCCTGGCCATGACGCCTGCGGCTAGCGTGAGTGGTTTTTACATCGCGCACCCCGAAGCGCAGTATTTCAACGTGGGCAAGTTGGGAGACGACCAAGTGCAGGACTTGGCGCAACGCAGTGGCGTTGCGATGAAAGATCTGCAGCGCCTGCTGGCCCCCAACCTGTAA
- a CDS encoding DUF6352 family protein, translating to MINFWTACGHQHLTRNERGWMSPTPDYWRLWLQRPEMALVPESCKAEKRLHAALTETPQMQVTPADYKHFKDDDVRENYKLFLRFRDEVEAAGSLESAYMAWQQSGNIQLPPLFIDLVVQAIVCNVLADVQDAWVWRAAELLFRRQRITIEGGRVLSGDSETLDSLKSTGGLGEMGRILMEGGATLKAVDVKVLHQDNAERYFAQREGLGRYAFLLDMTHELQNELPHGLILSMVNARSGLKALSVVLARWVQHFLGVAVSIEPVQKVDDPAWRWHVGLDVTATALLNDLYQGVELDNKRQQQLITLFKLRFDNPQDMRADVQGKPVYLGLAMNEQGLLKLKPQNLLLNLPLAAEV from the coding sequence ATGATCAACTTCTGGACGGCTTGCGGCCACCAACATCTGACGCGCAACGAGCGCGGCTGGATGAGTCCCACGCCCGACTATTGGCGCCTGTGGCTGCAGCGCCCCGAAATGGCCTTGGTGCCCGAATCGTGCAAAGCCGAAAAGCGTTTGCATGCCGCCTTGACCGAGACGCCCCAGATGCAGGTCACCCCTGCGGACTACAAACATTTCAAGGACGACGATGTCCGTGAAAATTACAAACTGTTTTTGCGTTTTCGTGACGAGGTGGAAGCTGCGGGCTCGCTGGAATCGGCCTACATGGCCTGGCAGCAAAGCGGCAACATCCAGTTGCCTCCGCTCTTCATCGACTTGGTGGTGCAGGCCATCGTGTGCAATGTGCTCGCCGATGTGCAGGACGCATGGGTTTGGCGAGCCGCCGAGCTGCTGTTTCGGCGTCAGCGCATCACCATCGAAGGCGGTCGCGTGCTGTCGGGCGACAGCGAGACACTCGACAGCCTGAAATCCACCGGCGGTTTGGGCGAGATGGGCCGCATCTTGATGGAAGGCGGTGCCACGCTCAAGGCGGTCGATGTGAAGGTGCTGCACCAGGACAACGCCGAGCGCTATTTTGCCCAGCGTGAGGGCCTGGGCCGTTATGCGTTCTTGCTCGACATGACGCACGAACTCCAAAACGAATTGCCGCACGGTTTGATTTTGAGCATGGTCAACGCACGCTCAGGCCTCAAGGCCTTGTCGGTGGTGTTGGCCCGTTGGGTGCAGCACTTTTTGGGCGTGGCCGTCAGCATCGAGCCGGTGCAAAAAGTCGACGACCCGGCTTGGCGCTGGCATGTGGGGCTGGACGTGACCGCGACCGCTTTGCTGAATGACCTCTACCAAGGCGTCGAGCTGGACAACAAACGCCAGCAGCAGCTCATCACCTTGTTCAAATTGCGTTTTGACAACCCGCAAGACATGCGTGCCGACGTGCAGGGCAAGCCGGTTTATTTGGGTTTGGCCATGAACGAGCAAGGCTTGCTCAAGCTCAAACCGCAAAACCTGTTGCTCAATTTACCGTTGGCTGCCGAGGTCTGA
- a CDS encoding NrsF family protein — MKTNDLIALLASDTLQPQIPVRQQLLRQLLLGAVVCGVLLFTLFGLNPQMDQMAVHPAFITKMMWLTALMGFSLYGLFRLARPGVGAGHTLWGIGLALLAMFSLGLLQLLQTDSGAQTAQWMGGSWQVCSVSITALSLPVLGALLWALRQLAPTRPVLTGAVAGVLAGSLAASIYSLHCTETSLTFFAVWYVAGMALATGLGALLGTRWLRW, encoded by the coding sequence ATGAAAACGAACGACCTGATTGCCTTGCTGGCCAGCGATACGCTGCAGCCGCAAATACCTGTGCGCCAACAACTGCTGCGCCAACTGCTGTTGGGTGCAGTGGTCTGTGGCGTGCTGTTATTCACTTTGTTTGGCCTGAACCCACAGATGGATCAAATGGCGGTGCACCCGGCCTTCATCACCAAAATGATGTGGCTCACGGCCTTGATGGGTTTCAGCTTGTACGGCCTGTTTCGCTTGGCGCGGCCCGGCGTTGGAGCAGGTCACACCCTGTGGGGCATTGGCCTGGCGCTATTGGCCATGTTCAGCCTCGGTTTGTTGCAGCTTTTGCAAACCGATTCAGGCGCTCAAACGGCGCAATGGATGGGCGGCTCCTGGCAGGTTTGCTCGGTGAGCATCACTGCATTATCTTTGCCGGTGCTCGGTGCTCTGCTGTGGGCCTTGCGCCAGCTGGCACCGACGCGCCCCGTGCTCACGGGAGCGGTCGCGGGTGTGCTGGCGGGCAGCTTGGCGGCCAGCATTTACTCATTGCATTGCACGGAGACCAGCCTGACTTTTTTCGCGGTCTGGTATGTGGCAGGCATGGCCTTGGCCACCGGTTTGGGTGCTCTGCTGGGCACACGTTGGTTGCGCTGGTGA
- a CDS encoding sigma-70 family RNA polymerase sigma factor, which yields MSESLQKQEAELHAAWMQSQQGDQASYQRALSLMSGHVRRFLQKRMQSQLSDVEDLVQETLMAIHQKRHTYQSDQPLTAWMYAIARYKWVDHLRAHGRREGLHDDIDDWSETLAVDSEEKASDAHKDLEVVLADLPLRQREAIEHTRLMGLSITETAERTGQSEASVKVNIHRGLKTLMAKWGAKS from the coding sequence TTGAGCGAAAGCCTGCAAAAACAAGAAGCCGAACTGCACGCCGCATGGATGCAATCCCAGCAAGGCGATCAGGCGAGTTACCAACGGGCCTTGAGCCTGATGAGTGGCCATGTGCGGCGCTTTCTGCAAAAACGGATGCAATCCCAACTCAGTGATGTCGAGGACCTTGTGCAAGAAACCCTGATGGCGATCCACCAAAAGCGCCACACCTACCAAAGCGACCAGCCCCTGACGGCCTGGATGTATGCGATTGCGCGTTACAAATGGGTGGACCATTTGCGAGCGCATGGTCGCCGCGAAGGGCTGCACGATGACATCGACGACTGGTCTGAGACCTTGGCGGTGGACAGCGAAGAAAAAGCCAGCGATGCGCACAAAGATCTAGAGGTTGTGTTGGCGGACTTGCCGCTGCGCCAACGCGAGGCCATCGAGCACACGCGCTTGATGGGTTTGTCGATCACCGAGACCGCCGAGCGGACCGGGCAAAGCGAAGCCTCGGTCAAAGTGAACATCCACCGGGGCCTGAAAACCCTGATGGCCAAATGGGGAGCGAAGTCATGA
- a CDS encoding HvfA family oxazolone/thioamide-modified RiPP metallophore: MNKQHLITIALGSAFAAATLLPAHAAGNPFAAKTLDAGYQVAQADTKAKDGKCGEGKCGGDKKATKAKDGKCGEGKCGGDKKATKAKDGKCGEGKCGGDKKK; the protein is encoded by the coding sequence ATGAACAAGCAACACCTCATCACCATCGCTTTGGGTTCTGCCTTTGCTGCAGCCACCTTGCTGCCCGCACACGCTGCTGGCAACCCTTTTGCCGCCAAGACCCTGGATGCGGGTTACCAAGTGGCCCAGGCCGACACCAAGGCCAAAGACGGCAAGTGCGGTGAAGGCAAGTGCGGCGGTGACAAGAAAGCCACCAAAGCCAAAGACGGCAAGTGCGGCGAGGGCAAGTGCGGTGGCGATAAGAAGGCCACCAAAGCCAAAGATGGCAAGTGCGGCGAAGGCAAGTGCGGCGGCGACAAGAAGAAGTAA
- a CDS encoding HvfB family MNIO-type RiPP peptide maturase produces the protein MSSDPTFHNTLAPWAGLGFRRELIPALQQAVPEHIGFFEVAPENWAGMGGRAGRDFRAFTERYPFVCHGLSLSLGGPGPLDEMLLRRTRDFMREHGIGLFTEHLSWCADDSHLYDLLPIPQTQEAVRYTAERIARAQDILGMRIGVENASTYIAPPGAEMTEPEFVRAVVERADCLLHLDVNNIYVNSCNFGFDPHAYLAQLPLERTCYVHVAGHYVEEDGLVIDTHGSEVIDPVWQLLQDAYQRIGRPVPTCLERDFNMPDLPTLVQEVAHIAHLQHQAFGAQAQSQLVNRQVA, from the coding sequence ATGTCCTCCGATCCCACTTTTCACAATACGCTTGCCCCATGGGCGGGCTTGGGTTTTCGACGCGAGCTGATCCCAGCTTTGCAGCAAGCGGTACCCGAGCACATTGGCTTTTTTGAAGTGGCCCCGGAAAACTGGGCCGGCATGGGCGGCCGGGCAGGCCGCGATTTTCGTGCCTTCACCGAGCGCTACCCTTTTGTGTGCCATGGTTTGTCTTTGTCCTTGGGAGGTCCCGGTCCCCTGGATGAAATGCTGCTGCGCCGCACACGCGATTTCATGCGCGAACACGGCATCGGCCTGTTCACCGAACACCTGTCATGGTGCGCTGACGACAGCCACCTGTATGACCTGCTGCCCATCCCCCAAACACAAGAGGCCGTGCGATACACCGCCGAACGCATCGCCCGTGCACAAGACATTCTGGGCATGCGCATCGGCGTGGAAAACGCCTCCACCTACATCGCGCCCCCGGGTGCTGAAATGACCGAGCCCGAGTTTGTGCGGGCAGTGGTCGAGCGGGCCGATTGCCTGCTGCACCTGGATGTGAACAACATCTATGTCAACAGCTGCAACTTCGGCTTTGACCCACACGCCTATCTGGCGCAGTTGCCGCTGGAGCGCACCTGCTATGTGCATGTGGCCGGGCACTATGTCGAAGAAGACGGCCTGGTCATTGACACCCATGGCAGCGAGGTGATCGACCCGGTCTGGCAACTGCTGCAAGACGCTTACCAGCGCATCGGCCGCCCGGTGCCCACCTGCCTGGAGCGCGACTTCAACATGCCCGATCTGCCCACCCTGGTGCAAGAGGTGGCGCACATTGCGCACTTGCAGCACCAGGCCTTCGGCGCGCAAGCCCAATCCCAACTCGTCAACAGGCAGGTGGCGTGA
- a CDS encoding HvfC family RiPP maturation protein, with product MLAFQKFQHQMAAHLRDPHHTRRPPGVPGRRMRVYSELLFNNVCGFLDSCFPVSRQLLGEARWRRLCRTFYRDWPSHTPWFREIPREFVRYLSEHHIAQPLPVWLADLARYEWAELAVDVMDVAPPAHDPQGDMMLSSVCLNPARVDVVSAWPVHRIGPDWQPRQAEPTFLVVFRNAQLDVQFAEINAVTAHVLGLLDQGLSGQQALAQLATDMKHPDPQALQGFGQELLTSLHEQGVLLGTRT from the coding sequence ATGCTGGCCTTCCAAAAATTCCAGCACCAGATGGCCGCGCACCTGCGCGACCCGCACCACACGCGCCGCCCACCCGGCGTGCCTGGGCGACGCATGCGCGTCTACAGCGAACTGCTGTTCAACAACGTTTGTGGTTTTCTGGACAGCTGCTTTCCGGTCAGCCGCCAACTGCTGGGCGAAGCCCGCTGGCGCAGGCTGTGCCGCACTTTTTACCGCGACTGGCCTTCGCACACGCCCTGGTTTCGCGAGATTCCGCGCGAATTTGTGCGCTACCTGAGCGAGCACCACATCGCCCAGCCCTTGCCGGTCTGGCTGGCCGATCTGGCCCGTTACGAATGGGCCGAATTGGCGGTGGATGTGATGGACGTTGCGCCACCCGCGCACGACCCGCAGGGCGACATGATGCTGTCAAGCGTGTGCCTCAACCCCGCACGGGTGGATGTGGTCAGCGCCTGGCCCGTGCACCGCATCGGCCCCGACTGGCAGCCGCGCCAAGCAGAGCCCACATTTTTGGTGGTGTTTCGCAACGCGCAGCTGGACGTGCAATTTGCCGAGATCAATGCCGTCACGGCCCATGTGCTGGGCCTGCTGGACCAAGGGCTGAGCGGCCAACAAGCCCTTGCGCAATTGGCCACCGATATGAAGCACCCCGACCCGCAAGCCTTGCAAGGTTTTGGCCAAGAACTCCTCACCAGCCTGCACGAGCAAGGCGTCTTACTGGGCACACGCACATGA
- a CDS encoding HvfX family Cu-binding RiPP maturation protein gives MNNTLQLARRGIHVLDLLGLWIGLLSLRLILAWEFGEAGFEKLHGSNWFADIQDQFPWPFKLIPADLNWALATGFEIVGAIALVIGLGTRFFSASLIVLTVVAMLSVHWPESWSSLSELLKGYALTNDGFGNFKLPVIYIAMLLPLVFMGPGRLSMDALIHRRVVKSSH, from the coding sequence ATGAACAACACCCTCCAACTCGCCCGCCGGGGCATTCATGTCCTCGATCTGCTCGGACTGTGGATCGGCCTGCTGAGTTTGCGGCTGATCCTGGCTTGGGAATTTGGCGAAGCCGGTTTTGAAAAGCTGCACGGCAGCAACTGGTTTGCCGACATCCAGGACCAATTTCCTTGGCCTTTCAAGCTGATCCCGGCTGACCTCAACTGGGCCTTGGCCACAGGCTTTGAGATCGTGGGGGCGATCGCCTTGGTCATCGGATTGGGCACGCGCTTTTTCTCGGCTTCGTTGATCGTGCTCACCGTGGTGGCCATGCTCAGCGTGCACTGGCCCGAGTCGTGGTCCAGCCTAAGTGAACTGCTCAAGGGCTATGCGCTGACCAACGACGGTTTTGGCAACTTCAAGCTGCCCGTCATCTACATCGCCATGCTGCTGCCGCTGGTGTTCATGGGGCCGGGGCGTTTGTCGATGGATGCCCTCATCCACCGTCGGGTTGTGAAATCCAGTCATTGA
- a CDS encoding ABC transporter substrate-binding protein: MHSTPVAISHPSLGLNRRQAFAATAALVAPAWAQAQKADWADTERAARGQTVYFNAWAGSERINAYLQWAAAELQRDFGVKLQHVKISDAADVVKRIRAEKQAGRKDTEGTVDLVWINGENFAAMKRDGLLSAPFAQALPNFQWVDTVGKPTTLVDFSVPTDGLESPWGMAQLTFFADAQRLPKPPQNMAELLALARSQPGRITYPRPPNFHGTTFVKQALIEHAPDVKALAQTVTPAALAAQAAPLWRFLDALHPHLWRGGKQFPQNSAAVRQMMADGELVMALTFNPNEAANEIAAKRLPATVQSWQFAKGTIGNTHFVAIPYNAPSKAGAQLVANFLLSPAAQARKVDIDVWGDPTVLDVARLPAAERARFQSASRPGQVAATAPVLPEPHASWVDALEKEWTRRYGV, from the coding sequence ATGCATTCCACTCCAGTTGCCATCTCCCATCCGTCTTTGGGTCTGAACCGCCGCCAAGCCTTTGCTGCGACAGCTGCCTTGGTCGCCCCCGCTTGGGCACAAGCGCAAAAAGCCGATTGGGCCGACACCGAGCGCGCAGCCCGTGGCCAGACGGTGTACTTCAACGCTTGGGCAGGCAGCGAACGCATCAACGCCTACTTGCAATGGGCAGCGGCTGAACTGCAGCGCGATTTTGGTGTCAAGCTGCAGCACGTCAAGATCAGCGATGCCGCCGATGTGGTCAAACGCATTCGCGCCGAAAAGCAAGCTGGCCGCAAAGACACCGAGGGCACGGTGGACCTGGTCTGGATCAACGGCGAAAACTTCGCCGCCATGAAGCGCGACGGTTTGTTGTCTGCGCCCTTCGCACAAGCCTTGCCCAATTTCCAGTGGGTAGACACCGTGGGCAAGCCCACCACGCTGGTCGATTTTTCGGTGCCCACTGATGGTCTCGAATCTCCCTGGGGCATGGCCCAGCTCACGTTTTTTGCCGATGCCCAGCGTCTGCCTAAACCACCACAAAACATGGCCGAGTTGCTGGCTTTGGCCCGCAGCCAGCCCGGGCGCATCACCTACCCGCGCCCGCCCAACTTTCATGGCACCACTTTCGTCAAGCAGGCCTTGATCGAACACGCACCGGACGTGAAAGCGTTGGCCCAGACTGTGACGCCTGCGGCTTTGGCGGCGCAGGCTGCGCCGCTGTGGCGCTTTTTGGATGCGCTGCACCCGCATTTGTGGCGCGGTGGCAAACAGTTTCCGCAAAACTCGGCCGCCGTGCGCCAGATGATGGCCGATGGTGAGTTGGTGATGGCCTTGACGTTCAACCCCAATGAAGCAGCCAACGAAATCGCTGCCAAACGCCTGCCCGCCACGGTGCAGAGCTGGCAGTTCGCCAAGGGCACGATTGGCAACACGCACTTTGTGGCCATTCCGTACAACGCGCCCAGCAAAGCGGGCGCACAGCTGGTCGCCAACTTTTTGCTCTCGCCCGCCGCGCAAGCGCGTAAGGTCGACATCGATGTCTGGGGCGACCCGACGGTGCTGGATGTGGCCCGCTTGCCTGCGGCTGAGCGTGCACGCTTTCAGTCGGCATCGCGACCCGGGCAAGTGGCTGCGACCGCACCCGTGCTGCCCGAGCCGCATGCGTCCTGGGTTGATGCACTCGAAAAAGAGTGGACCCGCCGTTACGGCGTGTGA